One genomic segment of Sminthopsis crassicaudata isolate SCR6 chromosome 2, ASM4859323v1, whole genome shotgun sequence includes these proteins:
- the LOC141554286 gene encoding carbohydrate sulfotransferase 4-like isoform X1 — protein sequence MNIRDCCMAFHTRGCLFVSCTMFWIKKIRLLLLLVFQSLVFLFFFQQFNSPRPCPVPTEKSSRKHVLILSSWRSGSSFVGQLFSQHPDVFYLMEPAWHVWLTLSSGSSGQLQMAVRDLVHSVFLCDMSVFDAYMAGGPRKQSSLFQWETSRALCSPPACHLFNREAIIPQADCKTLCGKQPFNTIEEVCRSYSHVVVKEVRFFSLKPLYPLLTDPSLNLHIIHLIRDPRAVFRSRQNTEQELMLDSRVVMGTQWKTIKKEDHPYYMMKTICQSHKEIYEAAQLLPDSLRERYLLIRYEDLVQDPLIQTAKLYEFAGLPFLPHLQKWVQNITQGKGMGKHPFYTDSRNARNISQAWRWSLPHDRVVQIQKICKDTMDLMGYLPVLSEEDQRKLLMDLLSTPEIPKARHRSRT from the exons GTTGCCTTTTTGTTTCCTGCACAATGTTCTGGATTAAAAAAATCAGGCTGTTATTACTTCTGGTGTTCCAGTCTTtagttttcctcttcttcttccagcAGTTCAATAGTCCTAGGCCTTGTCCTGTTCCAACAGAGAAGTCAAGCCGTAAGCATGTATTGATCTTGTCTTCCTGGCGCTCGGGCTCCTCCTTTGTGGGCCAGCTCTTTAGCCAGCACCCGGACGTCTTTTATCTGATGGAGCCGGCCTGGCACGTATGGTTAACCCTCTCCTCTGGGAGCTCTGGGCAGCTGCAGATGGCTGTGAGGGACCTGGTTCACTCAGTCTTCCTCTGTGACATGAGTGTCTTTGATGCCTATATGGCCGGAGGTCCAAGGAAACAGTCCAGCCTCTTCCAATGGGAGACTAGCAGGGCTCTGTGTTCCCCACCTGCATGCCATCTCTTTAATAGGGAAGCCATTATCCCCCAGGCTGACTGCAAGACCCTATGTGGTAAGCAGCCCTTCAACACCATAGAAGAAGTCTGTAGATCCTACAGTCATGTGGTCGTCAAGGAGGTGCGCTTCTTCAGCCTGAAGCCCCTTTACCCACTGCTGACTGACCCCTCCCTCAACCTGCACATCATTCACCTTATAAGAGACCCCAGGGCTGTGTTTCGTTCTAGACAAAACACTGAACAGGAGCTGATGCTGGACAGCCGTGTTGTCATGGGGACGCAATggaaaacaataaagaaagagGACCATCCCTATTACATGATGAAAACCATCTGCCAAAGCCACAAGGAGATCTATGAGGCAGCTCAGTTGTTACCAGACTCCCTCAGGGAACGCTACCTGCTGATTCGCTATGAGGACTTGGTTCAGGACCCACTGATCCAAACCGCCAAATTATATGAATTTGCAGGGTTGCCCTTCCTGCCTCATCTCCAAAAGTGGGTGCAGAACATCACACAAGGCAAGGGCATGGGAAAACATCCCTTCTACACAGACTCCAGGAATGCCCGTAACATTTCTCAGGCCTGGCGTTGGTCTTTACCACATGACAGGGTAGTCCAAATTCAGAAAATTTGTAAAGATACCATGGACCTCATGGGCTACCTTCCTGTATTATCTGAGGAAGACCAGAGAAAATTATTGATGGATCTTTTATCTACTCCTGAGATCCCTAAAGCTAG GCATAGATCCAGAACATAA
- the LOC141554286 gene encoding carbohydrate sulfotransferase 4-like isoform X2, with product MFWIKKIRLLLLLVFQSLVFLFFFQQFNSPRPCPVPTEKSSRKHVLILSSWRSGSSFVGQLFSQHPDVFYLMEPAWHVWLTLSSGSSGQLQMAVRDLVHSVFLCDMSVFDAYMAGGPRKQSSLFQWETSRALCSPPACHLFNREAIIPQADCKTLCGKQPFNTIEEVCRSYSHVVVKEVRFFSLKPLYPLLTDPSLNLHIIHLIRDPRAVFRSRQNTEQELMLDSRVVMGTQWKTIKKEDHPYYMMKTICQSHKEIYEAAQLLPDSLRERYLLIRYEDLVQDPLIQTAKLYEFAGLPFLPHLQKWVQNITQGKGMGKHPFYTDSRNARNISQAWRWSLPHDRVVQIQKICKDTMDLMGYLPVLSEEDQRKLLMDLLSTPEIPKARHRSRT from the exons ATGTTCTGGATTAAAAAAATCAGGCTGTTATTACTTCTGGTGTTCCAGTCTTtagttttcctcttcttcttccagcAGTTCAATAGTCCTAGGCCTTGTCCTGTTCCAACAGAGAAGTCAAGCCGTAAGCATGTATTGATCTTGTCTTCCTGGCGCTCGGGCTCCTCCTTTGTGGGCCAGCTCTTTAGCCAGCACCCGGACGTCTTTTATCTGATGGAGCCGGCCTGGCACGTATGGTTAACCCTCTCCTCTGGGAGCTCTGGGCAGCTGCAGATGGCTGTGAGGGACCTGGTTCACTCAGTCTTCCTCTGTGACATGAGTGTCTTTGATGCCTATATGGCCGGAGGTCCAAGGAAACAGTCCAGCCTCTTCCAATGGGAGACTAGCAGGGCTCTGTGTTCCCCACCTGCATGCCATCTCTTTAATAGGGAAGCCATTATCCCCCAGGCTGACTGCAAGACCCTATGTGGTAAGCAGCCCTTCAACACCATAGAAGAAGTCTGTAGATCCTACAGTCATGTGGTCGTCAAGGAGGTGCGCTTCTTCAGCCTGAAGCCCCTTTACCCACTGCTGACTGACCCCTCCCTCAACCTGCACATCATTCACCTTATAAGAGACCCCAGGGCTGTGTTTCGTTCTAGACAAAACACTGAACAGGAGCTGATGCTGGACAGCCGTGTTGTCATGGGGACGCAATggaaaacaataaagaaagagGACCATCCCTATTACATGATGAAAACCATCTGCCAAAGCCACAAGGAGATCTATGAGGCAGCTCAGTTGTTACCAGACTCCCTCAGGGAACGCTACCTGCTGATTCGCTATGAGGACTTGGTTCAGGACCCACTGATCCAAACCGCCAAATTATATGAATTTGCAGGGTTGCCCTTCCTGCCTCATCTCCAAAAGTGGGTGCAGAACATCACACAAGGCAAGGGCATGGGAAAACATCCCTTCTACACAGACTCCAGGAATGCCCGTAACATTTCTCAGGCCTGGCGTTGGTCTTTACCACATGACAGGGTAGTCCAAATTCAGAAAATTTGTAAAGATACCATGGACCTCATGGGCTACCTTCCTGTATTATCTGAGGAAGACCAGAGAAAATTATTGATGGATCTTTTATCTACTCCTGAGATCCCTAAAGCTAG GCATAGATCCAGAACATAA